TCCTTTGAAACACAAGAGGGTATGCTACACAtcttttcagtattttttttattatttttttttcaaagtaaactgcTTTATTGGTAGTGATGGATTTTTAtcgttttttattatttagcatGCTACCCCTTACACTTAATGTTGCAGTGGACAGCAGCATTGCAGCGCGACTTTTGGCCCAAGTAGTGAATTTTGTTCTGCAGAAATGTTAGAAAGACCCCACCTGGTGCACTTTGTCGTTGTTTTCATTccatacatacatgtatgagACGGGTTTAAATTGACtctttacaaacacaaaaaaagcaaagacaaCATTGTGTGTTAATGTTTGGTCTTCTCTCCCAACAGCGGCCGCCTTTCAACAGGGGAAGATTCCTCCCACACCGTTCCCTGGTGGCCCTCCCCCTGGTGAGTCCATTTCAGCTCTGTACTAATTTGATTACCTAACCGTACCATTGACACTGGCTCTTGATTGTTAGATTCATAGTCAATGGGGAAAGGCTGTCTGCATTTTTCTCATCAGGGATTATTGAAATACATTCTATTAGAATTATCAATCAACAGAAGCCGTGAGGCTTTTGGTTCCTGAGTGATTATAGCTCATTTAAATTCATAACATTAGGACACCACTGGACATTAATAGAAACCTGAAGGATGGAGATGCACCAATTGGAATTTTCTTGGCggattcttatttttttttttaaagtctgactTGCCGATTAcgatctttctttctttaaattacAACTAAAAGCATgaacaaacatttctgtaacTTGTAGGTTCTAATAAAACAGTTAGttgttcaaaatgtttataAGGTTGTTCCTCGAAAGATTGTTTTAGATTTGCAGAAGTTGTATAGTGTGACCTTTTATGTCTTATCAGTCACACTGAAGAACCTCCACACTGACTacatgaggtgtgtgtgtctgtgtcactTCTGTCTGCGATGCTGTgtgcacaacaaaaaatatcaaGCAGTACATTTGTAAACGTGACCAGCGAATCAACGCTTTTACAAAGTAACAGCATttctaagtttaaaaaaaggagtcTTGCTTGCGGCGCTTTGATGTTTCAAAGATGGCCAAATCACTTGTTGCAGatgttttggtaaaaaaaaaaacagcaaaaataaactcaatttGCAGTTTATTAGATACACCTAGCCAAAACTAATGCAGTCCAGTtcaacagtcctgcaataaatcctaccttCATGGATTTTATCATGCTAAGTTTAGTTAAAACTGCTTTAGAGAGATGTTGATGGTTATTTAGGAGActgcagtttgtggtgctgttaaATTAGGTTGCATCATactgtttctaatattttgtccaaCCCATTTATATCAATAAGGATAGGCTGAATGATGGAAACACCTCCTTGTGTACTGACATTCAGTTCAACAGTACTACAAACCTCCTCCAAACTGAATCCAACTCATTGATTGGTCACTAACATTTGCTGTTTGTAACTCAGGTGGTCCTCCTCGACCAGGCATGCTACCAACGCCCCCCATGGGAGGTCCACCTATGATGCCCATGATGGGGCCTCCTCCACACGGAATGATGCCTGGTGGACCCGGTAAGAAACATGTTTCTATGACTAAGCTTCAGATGTTCATAACtttgtgtgacatttaaagTGCTCGAGGAAAGTTTGCAGCAGTTCAGTCAGACATTAGAGGGTTAACTGGGTTTTTATCTGTTATGTCGTTTTTTGATGCcctgtactgtttttttttctgttgtcacAACAAAGAAGATAACAGACTAATCCTGTCTGATATGATAACTGTATCAGTctgcctgtttttaaaaaatacaagtaaacaTCCCTCTTCCAGTTGCCCTGTTCCTAatttatgatgtttatcataacattttttatatgcaatttgttttaaattaactgTGGGtctgaaacaattaatcaattatcaaactTTAGATAAATTGAGTTTATTAAAGATGATTTAGTAAGAAATTTGCTAAATATTCTAAGATTCCTGCTGCGCAAAATGAGAAGATTTGCAGTTTTCCTATTTTATATCTTTGTACATTAGACTTTTATTAAcctgtgatgattttttttttaactgttttctaAAATTTCATAGATAAAagtatgaatataaatatcgtaaaaataattaacatattGTTAAATAATGAAAGTAAGCCATGCTTTACACATTAATGTACTGCAGACTTAAGCCAATTAAATCTGAGTTTGCACAGAACGACTTAAAGATTTAAAGAAGATGCTCTTAACCAGCTTATTCTAAATGAGTCGAGAGGTTTTAGATGCACTGACATGACTCCTTTTATGTAAAGCTGTTGTTATGAATTAATACCTAATGCTGTGCATCTCTTCGCTGTCACTCTTAGGAGGCATGAGGCCGCCGATGGGAGGACCGATGCAGATGATGCCAGGACCGCCACACATGATGCGTCACCCCCGACCGATGATGATGCCAGTCAGGCCGGGCATGATGCGACCAGACAGATAAGACCGGCTGGATTTTCTCCGCTCTTCATTGCCACGAACAGACACTGTCTAGTGAGGACACTTGGGTTAACACTTGGATTTTTCAATGCGCCTTTTTAAATTTTTCCAAACGTCCTATTTCTTCAACCTCAAACCTGAAGTCCCTGATGTGATTATGTCAACTTGTATAATTACTTTATGTTCTTTTGCCGGTATTTATGACTAAATGCCTCCCATTAGAATTTATTTCATGTCCCcgttttaaagacttttttttttttttttttttttttaaacgtctcTTGTGTTAGTATCAAGTTTGAAATATCTCGTCCCACTTTGGCAAAAACTGTTCagcacacacattcaaagaGCGTGTTTGATATGACAATATTTGTGcgtatatttttactttttgttttagggtttttacatatttttgttatatttcattgCAATgctttgagaaataaaaagtgatttcaaagccatttgttttgtattttgtagtCCATATCaacaaagcacattttaaatgttttaagagTCTTTTTCAATTATAACAGCTGATAAGACGCGTAGGAGGCTGCATTTGCTCTAAATTGTATGAAATAGGAATGGGACAGCACATTGCAACATATCTTGTTACCGTGACTACGTCAAAACATACAAAACGATGTATACAGTGGTGGGATTTAGACAAGAGTGAATGAGAGGTATCCAAATAATTGTCAAATGGTACTCTACTAATCTTTGTCAGAACTGCATTAGGAAAAACTTAAAAGAAATGGTTGAAGAATAAACCAGGTGTTTGTTACAGCCTATAATTGAATTCCTATGTCAGGCGTTATACCATCTTAAATCTTTGTTAATgtagtgggtttttttgttgtcaattTAGCCTTAAGCTGCACCCAAAATACACTGAACACCCATCTGCCAGtcctttgtttaccttttttcatttttttaagccttgtgttttacatcacaaaactaagaattgtgggtaattccctcaggcacagtctgcagaaatgtagACGTACGAATATTGTGCATAAGGGGCTCAAAACAGCATGCGAGGGAGGACTTGTGCTACTTGGTGATTTGACAGTGGGACAGACATAAGTCCTTGAGGACTTTGCAGGAATGCGCCTCAAAGACTGAgtggatgttgttgtttttttttgggtgagCGTAGTGAAGCATTTTGCAGAAATAGTCATATTTCCCTCAAGAGTTAGCAGAAAGCAAAACAGAcccaaacagagagagaatagGACTCTTATTCATCGGATGGACAGATCCACGACTAAATGAATACTAACGTTGCTTTGTGTCTCCTGGATGCCTAAGacagttgtttgtttacaggTTTGGCACATCAGCTTTGTTAGGTAATAAATTAAAGTCTGATAAGATAAAGCACATCAGTGTATCTGCTGACACATTGATTTGTGAAGGCTGTTCAAATTAATCAACTTTTAGTAGGCAATGAAATGCAGTGACAACAATGACATGGTGTGGAACGTGTGTTCACATTCAAAGTGTTTTCACAATAGGGATGCAGTTAatttgcaatgtttttgttttttttgattagCAATTCATctgatgtttattttatcaaaaagaTGCCCTTTATAATTTCCGACATCTTAGCGGGAGGCCTTTAAAtgtccaaaaccccaaatatGTTCAGTTATCTATCACTTATGAAAAGGAAAAGCatcaaattctcacatttgagagaCTAGAACAGCAAATTTCAGcattttttgtcttaaaatcaCTTAAACAAGtatttgattatcaaaatagtttgaaACTTTTTTCCTCGAATTTGCAAAATCATCactcaaaagaaagaaatgtttacTTATGCTCTAAAAAAAGAAGCCAATaagcaaaatgtcaaataaacttAAACATTCTTAAAAAACATTAGGCATATTATTTGTACCTGGcatttgatagaaaaaaaaaaagtggacagCAAAGAGGTCCTTGATTTGAACCCAAAACAGCCACCTGAGGTTTCTCCTGAGTGAACTTGACTTGTGTCAAAGTGTTTAAGTGTGTTAACACCGTGACCCTCTGGTGACCTGTTCAGGGTGAACTCTGCATCCTGCCCgctgcattctgggatactcaAACTCCCTCTCCAGACCCCGAATATTACAAGCAGATAGAGAAAACGCAGACGGATGTTTTTCTAAAATCTCATTTCACGAGAGACAAATGAGAACGTTGACCCGACCCTCATTAGTTTATCCAGTCGAGCATGTTTTGAAGAATTGCAGCTCTTGCGTAATAAATCTGTGGCTGCAAGTGAATCATTATCTCAGCTGACATTTGTGTCTACCATGCCTTGCAAGAGTTCAGCTCTCTCCTCTAGCTGGATTGGAACCTCTGTGTCCATAATCACCAACGTCTTGTCTATAACGTGTCTAAAATGTCTCAACAGATGGAGCTAGAGAGTCGTCATGTTTTTTGAAATTAGAGCCAAGACACTGGAATGATGTGCGATGACTGATTATGTGCTTCCATGGACTGTCAAATTTCTTTGCATCTTACACTCCCAGAGGACAGTTTTGTGGCTTTATGGTTTAGGAAATTTCTAGGCCACATACAAAAAAGATATTGGGACTGGGGGGTGGGGTGGCAATAGCCATATGCTTCACGCCGTGTTTGTCAATTTTCTATACTTGCAGACCAGACGAAGAGCTCTGCAAAGACGATCTGCTGCTGTGCGTCAGATACATTTTGGTAGCTGTCAGTCATGCGTGTTGTAAATTGTGATCTTCAAAGAGACTTTGGTGGATTACATGCAATCTGATGGCCACTCTGAGGATTGGATTCCATTAAAAGTACCATAAACATCCACTCCCCGCATCAGCGAGACAGGAATAAAACCATGCTAATGCACATTTTATGCATATATCGAGCATACGCGGATGCCCGTGTGTCATCCAAGGTCTGAGGAGTCTTTATGAATATTCAATCTAGCCGTGAAGTGGAGCGTTGCCCTGAAGGGAAATGAAGTGGAGTGGAGAAAAGTGTTTATGATTAGAGCTCAGGAGTCGAGGAAATAAGCCTTGATCCTGCGAAATCtgtattataatacatttaacagGAGGCTGACTGCCTGTGAGCAGACACTGTAGGGCTTGATCTGACATTTCGAATGTtagatgagaaaaacatttttttttttattctcttataTTATTAACAATTGCAGGAGAAGTGACCTTTGGGAGCAAACAGCATCCCTTCATGTTGCTCTTGATGTGTGctgcacatttttcatttgaattaattagGATTGCAAGCTGTTGGGACGTACAAATATAACATAACTTACAGTCTTTAACAGGGATTCATTGTAAAGTCAAAAAGTTTGGTTGTGATTTATCTTTTCATCAATCTTTTATCATTAAATCAGTGTAATTGGAAAGGTTTTGTAAGTTTCAGCTCCAATTACGTTTTCATTACGGAAACTAAAATTGGTTCACTTACCTCATCCAATTAAATTCTTCATGAGCTTTGCTTTCTTATAAAGAAATACTTCCCGGCATGTACAGTAATGGTGTAGTAGTACTTGCTTGCTGTTATCATTCCTCTTCAGATCCAATCGTGAAATGTTTCTATCTAAGGGATGGAAGTctgtagaaaaatatattccAAAGTTTATCTGAGGTCGATTTGAAGCTTGTgcagctgtttttattcattacaaAATTCCctctttgtttaactttttcctCCCGACTGATTTTATTAATTCAGACTGCTGAAGCTTCAGCTAAACTttgaaaatcttaaaaaaagaagtgtatCTATACTTTAATAGCTCAGCAGCCACCTATTTGCAAGAGAGCATAACATCTTATAATTCACGTGGCTTTCGCgttttttcagtcagtttttaacCAGGATGGTTAAGTAAACTTCTTAAAGCTACCAACTCATCGAAAATGatgatttagttttaaaattCATAGTTTAAGTTTTGTTCGtgtacagaaaaatgaaaattcaaAGTTGGATGATGCCAGAATTTCAGAAAACTCActctctttattattattattttttttacagtgtagttcACACTCACCTCTTTGATATTCCTGTCATACAAGTGACCGCATTAATGTGCTGAATATCAACTGTCAGGGCTCACAGGAGAGGCACTCAGAAAGCGATTCTCCTCAGAACCCCAGACCCTTCAGCAAGGCCGTGAAGGAGCGGAGGGCTCGAGGAGGACAGCTGATTGATTAACTGTTTATGTTAAACAGGTTGGACTGCGACCGCTGGCCGGCTGCAATACACCCAAATTAACATTCTCTGAAGCATCATTTGGGTTTTGTGTATTCAGGATGATGCATCTTCTTCTTGCTCCCAGCATGCAGCTGGCATTCATACCGCTCAACAGCCTCGGttgaattggaaaaaaaatgataatcccCCCGACTGTTGATTCCCCCCCCAAAGCCAATTGGCTCAAAACTGCATAAAGACCAGGATGATGCTGAGGAGTACGGCATGATTGCGCAGGGCTGCTGGGTGGGctattgatgaaaaaaaaagaagtactcagagagaaagaaagacggcTGCAAAGTGGGGAGACTTCACCGGAATCTTTCAATACCCCCAacctctccttttcctcctcccttttGTCTCTCCTATTCTACCTCCTCCTGCATCTCGTCTCCTTCCCTCCGCTGCCCTGCTACCAACAATACACTGTAATTTAATCCATTTAGTCATGGCTCCAGATCAATATCCATTTTCCTCAGCCTTAGGGAGAGCCTCTTGAATCGGTTTGTTTCAAACAGTGGCTGTGTCGGCCAGCAGGGGCTCCCATGGGCCCACGAGCCGATGCAGAAGTAGAGTCTCTCAAAAAACATCTCTCACTAACCTGCTGTACAAAACACACCTCTATGCGTTGAAGccttatatgttgtttttaatgtactTTGCATCACTTAAAAATTCCCAAAAGACTGAATCACAGATGAATTATTCTCTTCCACTGAGATGTTGAAATGCAATGCCCGGCTGCAGAGCGAATGAATGACATCAAAATAGATTAAATTAAGGCTAATTTGATTAGTGGCCTTGTAAGTGACCAGGAAGAAAGATGGCATTATTATATCTCACAGGATTTGATTTACAGTCGAcacaatgtaacataaaaagACGGCAGATGAAGCTTTACTATGCTGCAATGAAAAAGGTTcaatcaccacaaacaaacacaacggCCTACTAAAGAGTCCTTGAGCGAGATAACAACACGCCATCAGCTAAAACTCTAAATGTGACTGTAATAATTAGTCACTCGCAGCCACTGGGTGAACATTTTGAGCGCACGTAACATTGTTAGTCGCCCTACTTCAGTGTGAACTGTCTTCAGCCCGCCACCGGCCAGCTGTACGCTCTGTGAACGCTGACAGTGATTCTCCTTCACCTGCTCCACTGCGCTGTGCGTCGCCATGTTTTATAAATAACCGTGTTAAATATTCATTCGTCAGCATTTGGGTATTTTGTACTTCACAGCTGAGTTTCCTAAAGTCGAAAGGACAGGCAAACAATTTGAACAAGTATTTACTGACACGATTATAAATACTGGTGTGatataagacatttaaaaagagatGTGTCAGAATGACCTATTTTGAGTTGAATGGATTTTACTGAACATAAATTCTCTCAAAACTAAGAACCCCACCTGTGTTTTTCaagtttatgtaaaatattatatgCAGGCCGAAAGGAAACATGTATTCATCAgtcaatatttatgttttttatttagtattaaCATTGTTTATACGTGTAATCAAACTGAAGACAACATTCTGCGTGACGTCTTGCAGTATTCAAATGATCTGCCTGAGGTTTTAGTCCAGAgaaatgtcatcattttttttccaaagacaTTTTAAGCATGTCATGCCTTTTATTAGAGAGTTGACAATTGACACACAGAGTTATGTCATTACCTCAAAAAAGATCAGTAGTATTTTGGGGCTTTCGTTCATGTCACATGACCTTCATCAACATGTTTCTGTGGTTAAAAAATGCACTATGATGCTCAACTTTTAAGTGCTCAGATGTACAATTTCATCATGACAGTGCAAAAAACAACTTCTggtgaagatcatgtgataacTTAAGAACAGCTACTGAATGGAGCTGGAGGTGAGTTTGTTTTTTCGccattaaaaatgatttgttttacagAATTATTTGATATTGTTGGTATTTTGCTGTTTGTCTCTAATTCATTTTGACTCATTTTGAAGCAACTTATcgttttttctgttaaaaagaAGAGCTGTCTGTGTTCACAATTGTGCCAACTGACAGTTAAAGGTCATTTTAATAGCGGGTGAAgtggagtgtttttgtttttccccaatTCTGAAAGGCTAAATTTGGAATAACTTGCCTTGATAAATATTTCATGTAGCCTCACCTCCAACGAAAGGACTTGAATTTTTTATCAGGGTCCTCATCAACTCAAACATATGGTTCTTATCCATACATGCATATTAAAGCAGTGGAAAATGTCTGCCTTTAATGACTGTCCCCGTCCCATATTTGATGTGACACCTCaaagattttgtatttttttgccgTCCTTATCATTTTGTTGAAAGAtaatcttattttctttcctttttttggatAAAGCTTATTCTGCCTGTGTTCATGTAGCCTGATGTTTCACTTGCCTTCACCTGATTTGTTGCACTTCTTGACCcagttttgtttgatttctattttaagatgcacacacacttatccTTTTAAGCTGCAAATGTGTCTGAAGGTTAACATTCATTTCCGCATCACTCTCAGAACCAggctttttattaaatatggtTTGATATACTTCAATTTGAGCCCAAAAAGCCAAAAGACCACAACTATATTTGTTCAAAAAGTGAGTGAAGACTAGAAACTGACCTTGTGACATCTGTTTTACTAAATATATTATTCCATGGAAATGTATAGATTCTTTGAAAACAGCATGTTAAATTCACAGTAAATACAAAACAGCTAAAACAAGGCAAAAGGCAGGAACTGCACTTTAGCTATATATTTAGTTAAAGCTAATCTTAGGACTAGCCTTAGCTAAAGTTTCATATTTTTGATGAACAAATGTCATACATTTTGATAAACTGACATGTTGATAATGAATTGTTTTATTCGACATAACTAAGTAAAGCAGTAGCTAAATCCAGTCGTGATTATGTAAGGGGAAAAAAGCTGCTAAATTAGCTTTCTGCTAAAGCTTACGTAACTAGCTTAGCCGCTCAGTAACATCTCAGTGTTCGTAT
This portion of the Anoplopoma fimbria isolate UVic2021 breed Golden Eagle Sablefish chromosome 17, Afim_UVic_2022, whole genome shotgun sequence genome encodes:
- the snrpc gene encoding U1 small nuclear ribonucleoprotein C gives rise to the protein MWSEDLLRTPESRSRRRLPGNMPKFYCDYCDTYLTHDSPSVRKTHCSGRKHKENVKDYYQKWMEEQAQSLIDKTTAAFQQGKIPPTPFPGGPPPGGPPRPGMLPTPPMGGPPMMPMMGPPPHGMMPGGPGGMRPPMGGPMQMMPGPPHMMRHPRPMMMPVRPGMMRPDR